From Triticum urartu cultivar G1812 chromosome 2, Tu2.1, whole genome shotgun sequence, a single genomic window includes:
- the LOC125541672 gene encoding LOB domain-containing protein 40-like — protein sequence MRLSCNGCRVLRKGCSEDCSIRPCLQWIKSPEAQANATVFLAKFYGRAGLMNLINAGTDDSLRPGIFRSLLYEACGRIVNPIYGSVGLLWSNNWQMCQAAVEAVLSGKPIVQVSSEDAAADRTPPLKAYDIRHVSTSPAADGRLHKVAKPGRTRFKRASSASSHHNPSSDSNNKPKPKPQPQTRAPTAEEELDRQHRKEMEEGAFQRAPSHESSDSRHEDPVEPHYQQEASADTEAEAGSHVSQAEQEQEQSTEPAAEHAEEVEKEEDEELALELTLGFAPVAARPAGFHLSVRTAAEPAFVGLRFL from the coding sequence ATGCGGCTTAGCTGCAACGGCTGCCGCGTGCTGCGGAAGGGCTGCAGCGAGGACTGCAGCATCCGCCCCTGCCTGCAGTGGATCAAGAGCCCCGAGGCGCAGGCCAACGCCACCGTCTTCCTCGCCAAGTTCTACGGCCGCGCGGGGCTCATGAACCTCATCAACGCCGGCACGGACGACAGCCTCCGCCCCGGCATCTTCCGCTCGCTCCTCTACGAGGCCTGCGGCCGGATCGTCAACCCCATTTACGGCTCCGTCGGCCTGCTCTGGTCCAACAACTGGCAGATGTGCCAGGCCGCCGTCGAGGCCGTCCTCAGCGGCAAGCCCATCGTCCAGGTCTCCTCCGAGGATGCCGCCGCCGACCGGACACCGCCGCTCAAGGCGTACGACATCCGCCACGTCTCCACCTCGCCAGCCGCCGACGGGAGGCTCCACAAGGTCGCCAAGCCGGGTCGCACCCGCTTCAAGCGCGCGTCCTCCGCCTCGTCCCACCACAACCCGTCCAGCGACTCCAACAACAAGCCCAAGCCCAAGCCGCAGCCTCAGACGCGGGCGCCCACGGCGGAAGAGGAGCTGGATCGTCAACACcgcaaggagatggaggaggGCGCGTTCCAGCGTGCTCCGAGCCACGAATCCTCCGACAGCCGACACGAGGACCCCGTGGAGCCACACTACCAGCAAGAGGCGTCCGCAGACACGGAGGCCGAGGCGGGGTCGCACGTCAGCCAGGCggagcaggagcaggagcagAGCACAGAGCCGGCCGCAGAGCACGCGGAGGAGGTCGAAAAGGAGGAGGACGAAGAACTAGCGCTCGAGCTTACGCTTGGATTCGCTCCCGTCGCAGCACGGCCGGCCGGATTTCACCTGAGCGTCCGGACCGCGGCGGAGCCGGCTTTCGTCGGGCTCCGGTTCCTCTAA